Proteins from a genomic interval of Anopheles funestus chromosome X unlocalized genomic scaffold, idAnoFuneDA-416_04 X_unloc_20, whole genome shotgun sequence:
- the LOC125773067 gene encoding uncharacterized protein LOC125773067 isoform X2, whose amino-acid sequence MLITRSVSNGSSIVAHIWIDLVISYQKLFYADVLSCLWKKLFEVQRLNIFSTFPKKFLILPLWMLITRSVSNGSSIVAHIWIDLVISYQKLFYADVLSCLWKKLFEVQRLNIFSTFPKKFIILPLWMLITRSVSNGSSIVAHIWIDLVISYQKLFYADVLSCLWKKLFEVQRLNIFSTFPKKFLILPLWMLITRSVSNGSSIVAHIWIDLVISYQKLFYADVLSCLWKKLFEVQRLNIFSTFPKKFLILPLWMLITRSVSNGSSNVAYIWIDLVISYQKLFYADVLSCLWKKLFEVQRLNIFSTFPKKFLILPLWMLITRSVSNGSSIVAHIWIDLVISYQKLFYADVLSCLWKKLFEVQRLNIFSTFPKKFLILPLWMLITRSVFNGSSIIAHIWIDLVISYQKLFYADVLSCLWKKLFEVQRLNIFSTFPKKFLILPLWMLITRSVSNGSSIVAHIWIDLVISYQKLFYADVLSCLWKKLFEVQRLNIFSIFPKKFLILPLWMLITRSVSNGSSIVTQIWKDLLISYQKLFYADVLSCLWKKLFEVQRLNIFSTFPKKFLILPLWMLITRSVSNGSSIVAHIWIDLVISYQKLFYADVLSCLWKKLFEVQRLNIFSTFPKKFLILPLWILITRSVSNGSSIVAHIWIDLVISYQKLFYADVLSCLWKKLFEVQRLNIFSTFPKKFLILPLWMLITRSVSKGSSIVTQIWKDLLISYQKLFYADVLSCLWKKLFEVQRLKIFSTFPKKFLILPLWMLITRSVSNGSSIVAHIWIDLVISYQKLFYADVLSCLWKKLFEVQRLNIFSTFPKKFLILPLWMLITRSVSNGSSIVAHIWIDLVISYQKLFYADVLSCLWKKLFEVQRLNIFSTFPKKFLILPLWMLITRSVSNGSSIVAHIWIDLVISYQKLFYAVVLSCLWKKLFEVQRLNIFSTFPKKFLILPLWMLITRSVSNGSSIVAHIWIDLVISYQKLFYADVLSCLWKKLFEVQRPKIFSIFPKKFLILPLWMLITRSVSNGSSIVAHIWIDLVISYQKLFYADVLSCLWKKLFEVQRLNIFSTFPKKNPHFATLDAYNSVSFQWIFNCNTYLDRSGH is encoded by the exons atgcttataactcggtcagtttccaatggatcttcaattgtagcacatatttggatagatctggtcattagctaccaaaagttattctacgccgatgtgctaagttgtctgtggaaaaagttattcgaggtacaaagacttaacattttctcaacttttccaaaaaaattcctcattttgccactttggatgcttataactcggtcagtttccaatggatcttcaattgtagcacatatttggatagatctggttattagctaccaaaagttattctacgccgatgtgctaagttgtctgtggaaaaagttattcgaggtacaaagacttaacattttctcaacttttccaaaaaaattcatcattttgccactttggatgcttataactcggtcagtttccaatggatcttcaattgtagcacatatttggatagatctggtcattagctaccaaaagttattctacgccgatgtgctaagttgtctgtggaaaaagttattcgaggtacaaagacttaacattttctcaacttttccaaaaaaattcctcattttgccactttggatgcttataactcggtcagtttccaatggatcttcaattgtagcacatatttggatagatctggtcattagctaccaaaagttattctacgccgatgtgctaagttgtctgtggaaaaagttattcgaggtacaaagacttaacattttctcaacttttccaaaaaaattcctcattttgccactttggatgcttataactcggtcagtttccaatggatcttcaaatGTAGCatatatttggatagatctggtcattagctaccaaaagttattctacgccgatgtgctaagttgtctgtggaaaaagttattcgaggtacaaagacttaacattttctcaacttttcctaaaaaattcctcattttgccactttggatgcttataactcggtcagtttccaatggatcttcaattgtagcacatatttggatagatctggtcattagctaccaaaagttattctacgccgatgtgctaagttgtctgtggaaaaagttattcgaggtacaaagacttaacattttctcaacttttccaaaaaaattcctcattttgccactttggatgcttataactcggtcagttttcaatggatcttcaattatagcacatatttggatagatctggtcattagctaccaaaagttattctacgccgatgtgctaagttgtctgtggaaaaagttattcgag gtacaaagacttaacattttctcaacttttccaaaaaaattcctcattttgccactttggatgcttataactcggtcagtttccaatggatcttcaattgtagcacatatttggatagatctggtcattagctaccaaaagttattctacgccgatgtgctaagttgtctgtggaaaaagttattcgaggtacaaagacttaacattttctcaatttttcctaaaaaattcctcattttgccactttggatgcttataactcggtcagtttccaatggatcttcaattgtaacacagatttggaaagatctgctcatcagctaccaaaagttattctacgccgatgtgctaagttgtctgtggaaaaagttattcgag gtacaaagacttaacattttctcaacttttccaaaaaaattcctcattttgccactttggatgcttataactcggtcagtttccaatggatcttcaattgtagcacatatttggatagatctggtcattagctaccaaaagttattctacgccgatgtgctaagttgtctgtggaagaagttattcgag gtgcaaagacttaacattttctcaacttttccaaaaaaattcctcattttgccactttggatccttataactcggtcagtttccaatggatcttcaattgtagcacatatttggatagatctggtcattagctaccaaaagttattctacgccgatgtgctaagttgtctgtggaaaaagttattcgaggtacaaagacttaacattttctcaacttttcctaaaaaattcctcattttgccactttggatgcttataactcggtcagtttccaaaggatcttcaattgtaacacagatttggaaagatctgctcatcagctaccaaaagttattctacgccgatgtgctaagttgtctgtggaaaaagttattcgaggtacaaagacttaaaattttctcaacttttccaaaaaaattcctcattttgccactttggatgcttataactcggtcagtttccaatggatcttcaattgtagcacatatttggatagatctggtcattagctaccaaaagttattctacgccgatgtgctaagttgtctgtggaaaaagttattcgag gtacaaagacttaacattttctcaacttttccaaaaaaattcctcattttgccactttggatgcttataactcggtcagtttccaatggatcttcaattgtagcacatatttggatagatctggtcattagctaccaaaagttattctacgccgatgtgctaagttgtctgtggaaaaagttattcgaggtacaaagacttaacattttctcaacttttccaaaaaaattcctcattttgccactttggatgcttataactcggtcagtttccaatggatcttcaattgtagcacatatttggatagatctggtcattagctaccaaaagttattctacgccgttgtgctaagttgtctgtggaaaaagttattcgaggtacaaagacttaacattttctcaacttttccaaaaaaattcctcattttgccactttggatgcttataactcggtcagtttccaatggatcttcaattgtagcacatatttggatagatctggtcattagctaccaaaagttattctacgccgatgtgctaagttgtctgtggaaaaagttattcgag gtacaaagacctaaaattttctcaatttttcctaaaaaattcctcattttgccactttggatgcttataactcggtcagtttccaatggatcttcaattgtagcacatatttggatagatctggtcattagctaccaaaagttattctacgccgatgtgctaagttgtctgtggaaaaagttattcgag gtacaaagacttaacattttctcaacttttccaaaaaaaaatcctcattttgccactttggatgcttataactcggtcagtttccaatggatcttcaattgtaacacatatttggatagatctggtcattag
- the LOC125773067 gene encoding uncharacterized protein LOC125773067 isoform X1 — protein MLITRSVSNGSSIVAHIWIDLVISYQKLFYADVLSCLWKKLFEVQRLNIFSTFPKKFLILPLWMLITRSVSNGSSIVAHIWIDLVISYQKLFYADVLSCLWKKLFEVQRLNIFSTFPKKFIILPLWMLITRSVSNGSSIVAHIWIDLVISYQKLFYADVLSCLWKKLFEVQRLNIFSTFPKKFLILPLWMLITRSVSNGSSIVAHIWIDLVISYQKLFYADVLSCLWKKLFEVQRLNIFSTFPKKFLILPLWMLITRSVSNGSSNVAYIWIDLVISYQKLFYADVLSCLWKKLFEVQRLNIFSTFPKKFLILPLWMLITRSVSNGSSIVAHIWIDLVISYQKLFYADVLSCLWKKLFEVQRLNIFSTFPKKFLILPLWMLITRSVFNGSSIIAHIWIDLVISYQKLFYADVLSCLWKKLFEVQRLNIFSTFPKKFLILPLWMLITRSVSNGSSIVAHIWIDLVISYQKLFYADVLSCLWKKLFEVQRLNIFSIFPKKFLILPLWMLITRSVSNGSSIVTQIWKDLLISYQKLFYADVLSCLWKKLFEVQRLNIFSTFPKKFLILPLWMLITRSVSNGSSIVAHIWIDLVISYQKLFYADVLSCLWKKLFEVQRLNIFSTFPKKFLILPLWILITRSVSNGSSIVAHIWIDLVISYQKLFYADVLSCLWKKLFEVQRLNIFSTFPKKFLILPLWMLITRSVSKGSSIVTQIWKDLLISYQKLFYADVLSCLWKKLFEVQRLKIFSTFPKKFLILPLWMLITRSVSNGSSIVAHIWIDLVISYQKLFYADVLSCLWKKLFEVQRLNIFSTFPKKFLILPLWMLITRSVSNGSSIVAHIWIDLVISYQKLFYADVLSCLWKKLFEVQRLNIFSTFPKKFLILPLWMLITRSVSNGSSIVAHIWIDLVISYQKLFYAVVLSCLWKKLFEVQRLNIFSTFPKKFLILPLWMLITRSVSNGSSIVAHIWIDLVISYQKLFYADVLSCLWKKLFEVQRPKIFSIFPKKFLILPLWMLITRSVSNGSSIVAHIWIDLVISYQKLFYADVLSCLWKKLFEVQRLNIFSTFPKKIPHFATLDAYNSVSFQWIFNCSTYLDRSGH, from the exons atgcttataactcggtcagtttccaatggatcttcaattgtagcacatatttggatagatctggtcattagctaccaaaagttattctacgccgatgtgctaagttgtctgtggaaaaagttattcgaggtacaaagacttaacattttctcaacttttccaaaaaaattcctcattttgccactttggatgcttataactcggtcagtttccaatggatcttcaattgtagcacatatttggatagatctggttattagctaccaaaagttattctacgccgatgtgctaagttgtctgtggaaaaagttattcgaggtacaaagacttaacattttctcaacttttccaaaaaaattcatcattttgccactttggatgcttataactcggtcagtttccaatggatcttcaattgtagcacatatttggatagatctggtcattagctaccaaaagttattctacgccgatgtgctaagttgtctgtggaaaaagttattcgaggtacaaagacttaacattttctcaacttttccaaaaaaattcctcattttgccactttggatgcttataactcggtcagtttccaatggatcttcaattgtagcacatatttggatagatctggtcattagctaccaaaagttattctacgccgatgtgctaagttgtctgtggaaaaagttattcgaggtacaaagacttaacattttctcaacttttccaaaaaaattcctcattttgccactttggatgcttataactcggtcagtttccaatggatcttcaaatGTAGCatatatttggatagatctggtcattagctaccaaaagttattctacgccgatgtgctaagttgtctgtggaaaaagttattcgaggtacaaagacttaacattttctcaacttttcctaaaaaattcctcattttgccactttggatgcttataactcggtcagtttccaatggatcttcaattgtagcacatatttggatagatctggtcattagctaccaaaagttattctacgccgatgtgctaagttgtctgtggaaaaagttattcgaggtacaaagacttaacattttctcaacttttccaaaaaaattcctcattttgccactttggatgcttataactcggtcagttttcaatggatcttcaattatagcacatatttggatagatctggtcattagctaccaaaagttattctacgccgatgtgctaagttgtctgtggaaaaagttattcgag gtacaaagacttaacattttctcaacttttccaaaaaaattcctcattttgccactttggatgcttataactcggtcagtttccaatggatcttcaattgtagcacatatttggatagatctggtcattagctaccaaaagttattctacgccgatgtgctaagttgtctgtggaaaaagttattcgaggtacaaagacttaacattttctcaatttttcctaaaaaattcctcattttgccactttggatgcttataactcggtcagtttccaatggatcttcaattgtaacacagatttggaaagatctgctcatcagctaccaaaagttattctacgccgatgtgctaagttgtctgtggaaaaagttattcgag gtacaaagacttaacattttctcaacttttccaaaaaaattcctcattttgccactttggatgcttataactcggtcagtttccaatggatcttcaattgtagcacatatttggatagatctggtcattagctaccaaaagttattctacgccgatgtgctaagttgtctgtggaagaagttattcgag gtgcaaagacttaacattttctcaacttttccaaaaaaattcctcattttgccactttggatccttataactcggtcagtttccaatggatcttcaattgtagcacatatttggatagatctggtcattagctaccaaaagttattctacgccgatgtgctaagttgtctgtggaaaaagttattcgaggtacaaagacttaacattttctcaacttttcctaaaaaattcctcattttgccactttggatgcttataactcggtcagtttccaaaggatcttcaattgtaacacagatttggaaagatctgctcatcagctaccaaaagttattctacgccgatgtgctaagttgtctgtggaaaaagttattcgaggtacaaagacttaaaattttctcaacttttccaaaaaaattcctcattttgccactttggatgcttataactcggtcagtttccaatggatcttcaattgtagcacatatttggatagatctggtcattagctaccaaaagttattctacgccgatgtgctaagttgtctgtggaaaaagttattcgag gtacaaagacttaacattttctcaacttttccaaaaaaattcctcattttgccactttggatgcttataactcggtcagtttccaatggatcttcaattgtagcacatatttggatagatctggtcattagctaccaaaagttattctacgccgatgtgctaagttgtctgtggaaaaagttattcgaggtacaaagacttaacattttctcaacttttccaaaaaaattcctcattttgccactttggatgcttataactcggtcagtttccaatggatcttcaattgtagcacatatttggatagatctggtcattagctaccaaaagttattctacgccgttgtgctaagttgtctgtggaaaaagttattcgaggtacaaagacttaacattttctcaacttttccaaaaaaattcctcattttgccactttggatgcttataactcggtcagtttccaatggatcttcaattgtagcacatatttggatagatctggtcattagctaccaaaagttattctacgccgatgtgctaagttgtctgtggaaaaagttattcgag gtacaaagacctaaaattttctcaatttttcctaaaaaattcctcattttgccactttggatgcttataactcggtcagtttccaatggatcttcaattgtagcacatatttggatagatctggtcattagctaccaaaagttattctacgccgatgtgctaagttgtctgtggaaaaagttattcgaggtacaaagacttaacattttctcaacttttccaaaaaaaattcctcattttgccactttggatgcttataactcggtcagtttccaatggatcttcaattgtagcacatatttggatagatctggtcattag
- the LOC125773067 gene encoding uncharacterized protein LOC125773067 isoform X12, translating to MLITRSVSNGSSIVAHIWIDLVISYQKLFYADVLSCLWKKLFEVQRLNIFSTFPKKFLILPLWMLITRSVSNGSSIVAHIWIDLVISYQKLFYADVLSCLWKKLFEVQRLNIFSTFPKKFIILPLWMLITRSVSNGSSIVAHIWIDLVISYQKLFYADVLSCLWKKLFEVQRLNIFSTFPKKFLILPLWMLITRSVSNGSSIVAHIWIDLVISYQKLFYADVLSCLWKKLFEVQRLNIFSTFPKKFLILPLWMLITRSVSNGSSNVAYIWIDLVISYQKLFYADVLSCLWKKLFEVQRLNIFSTFPKKFLILPLWMLITRSVSNGSSIVAHIWIDLVISYQKLFYADVLSCLWKKLFEVQRLNIFSTFPKKFLILPLWMLITRSVFNGSSIIAHIWIDLVISYQKLFYADVLSCLWKKLFEVQRLNIFSTFPKKFLILPLWMLITRTVSNGSSIVAHIWIDLVISYQKLFYADVLSCLWKKLFEVQRLKIFSTFPKKFLILPLWMLITRSVSNGSSIVAHIWIDLVISYQKLFYADVLSCLWKKLFEVQRLNIFSTFPKKFLILPLWMLITRSVSNGSSIVAHIWIDLVISYQKLFYADVLSCLWKKLFEVQRLNIFSTFPKKFLILPLWMLITRSVSNGSSIVAHIWIDLVISYQKLFYAVVLSCLWKKLFEVQRLNIFSTFPKKFLILPLWMLITRSVSNGSSIVAHIWIDLVISYQKLFYADVLSCLWKKLFEVQRPKIFSIFPKKFLILPLWMLITRSVSNGSSIVAHIWIDLVISYQKLFYADVLSCLWKKLFEVQRLNIFSTFPKKIPHFATLDAYNSVSFQWIFNCSTYLDRSGH from the exons atgcttataactcggtcagtttccaatggatcttcaattgtagcacatatttggatagatctggtcattagctaccaaaagttattctacgccgatgtgctaagttgtctgtggaaaaagttattcgaggtacaaagacttaacattttctcaacttttccaaaaaaattcctcattttgccactttggatgcttataactcggtcagtttccaatggatcttcaattgtagcacatatttggatagatctggttattagctaccaaaagttattctacgccgatgtgctaagttgtctgtggaaaaagttattcgaggtacaaagacttaacattttctcaacttttccaaaaaaattcatcattttgccactttggatgcttataactcggtcagtttccaatggatcttcaattgtagcacatatttggatagatctggtcattagctaccaaaagttattctacgccgatgtgctaagttgtctgtggaaaaagttattcgaggtacaaagacttaacattttctcaacttttccaaaaaaattcctcattttgccactttggatgcttataactcggtcagtttccaatggatcttcaattgtagcacatatttggatagatctggtcattagctaccaaaagttattctacgccgatgtgctaagttgtctgtggaaaaagttattcgaggtacaaagacttaacattttctcaacttttccaaaaaaattcctcattttgccactttggatgcttataactcggtcagtttccaatggatcttcaaatGTAGCatatatttggatagatctggtcattagctaccaaaagttattctacgccgatgtgctaagttgtctgtggaaaaagttattcgaggtacaaagacttaacattttctcaacttttcctaaaaaattcctcattttgccactttggatgcttataactcggtcagtttccaatggatcttcaattgtagcacatatttggatagatctggtcattagctaccaaaagttattctacgccgatgtgctaagttgtctgtggaaaaagttattcgaggtacaaagacttaacattttctcaacttttccaaaaaaattcctcattttgccactttggatgcttataactcggtcagttttcaatggatcttcaattatagcacatatttggatagatctggtcattagctaccaaaagttattctacgccgatgtgctaagttgtctgtggaaaaagttattcgaggtacaaagacttaacattttctcaacttttccaaaaaaattcctcattttgccactttggatgcttataactcggacagtttccaatggatcttcaattgtagcacatatttggatagatctggtcattagctaccaaaagttattctacgccgatgtgctaagttgtctgtggaaaaagttattcgag gtacaaagacttaaaattttctcaacttttccaaaaaaattcctcattttgccactttggatgcttataactcggtcagtttccaatggatcttcaattgtagcacatatttggatagatctggtcattagctaccaaaagttattctacgccgatgtgctaagttgtctgtggaaaaagttattcgag gtacaaagacttaacattttctcaacttttccaaaaaaattcctcattttgccactttggatgcttataactcggtcagtttccaatggatcttcaattgtagcacatatttggatagatctggtcattagctaccaaaagttattctacgccgatgtgctaagttgtctgtggaaaaagttattcgaggtacaaagacttaacattttctcaacttttccaaaaaaattcctcattttgccactttggatgcttataactcggtcagtttccaatggatcttcaattgtagcacatatttggatagatctggtcattagctaccaaaagttattctacgccgttgtgctaagttgtctgtggaaaaagttattcgaggtacaaagacttaacattttctcaacttttccaaaaaaattcctcattttgccactttggatgcttataactcggtcagtttccaatggatcttcaattgtagcacatatttggatagatctggtcattagctaccaaaagttattctacgccgatgtgctaagttgtctgtggaaaaagttattcgag gtacaaagacctaaaattttctcaatttttcctaaaaaattcctcattttgccactttggatgcttataactcggtcagtttccaatggatcttcaattgtagcacatatttggatagatctggtcattagctaccaaaagttattctacgccgatgtgctaagttgtctgtggaaaaagttattcgaggtacaaagacttaacattttctcaacttttccaaaaaaaattcctcattttgccactttggatgcttataactcggtcagtttccaatggatcttcaattgtagcacatatttggatagatctggtcattag